One Drechmeria coniospora strain ARSEF 6962 chromosome 01, whole genome shotgun sequence genomic region harbors:
- a CDS encoding sphingomyelin phosphodiesterase, whose amino-acid sequence MHPANGNDVAPGIRSFPGAMEAPRSQVRSFTFRLATPPRQQRTTPAPPLTIASLVLSSCCIVRCSLGPAAESGELEPRRLPTLSRPWPRRLNIRDSLVAPRGGPFSSRVACSPSSRVACSPSSRRRLRTTHDDAAAIMRSPSASTLLRLLPMLATAAAEPELEPHVLAHRSLVDGTWAAQTRRDLDGLSAFGDFSTCGGCHSILSAIKAIVETGNETFFDLAKKLCAAGTQYDADYCGGIIEIEGPVIASIIKSMDIPSKTADQFCITFLGVCKNPEVEKWSVPFPSPRYCDVVREPPSGKAPLQVIHYSDIHIDPAYEEGSSTTCKKPNCCQRDTKAEAAGTSASPAGPNGDHNCDVPVTLERSMYKAIGDMFPDAAFALFTGDIIDHGMHNTSMSFNEGQIEDAYGKMNEHIKVVYGTAGNHEAHPSNIFEPNGLGNGSHWVYDTLTDEWARWIGNDTEASHDARALGAYSTKYPKGNLRVISLNTNMYYRFNFVLYQTQMERDPNGQIEWLVRELDAAERAGENVYIIGHMPMGERDALGDGANYFDQVVRRYSTTIKAMFFGHTHVDHFEVSYSDYAKRSSDNAVAMSYICPSLTPTSGMPSFRVYDVDPETFAVLDATTYTADMSDPSFQAKGGPTWKKYYSAKEAYGGAVKPPMTDAKAELTPAFWHNVTEALEADDGLFDAYMSRKTRGWKDEAKCRDKCKALEICQMRAGRSEDNCYVAEPGVHFSKRSDDVEHGHRDECGSSTARTIFGELAKRNDMLAMLQDAYVGSGARVRKYKRADEPTQSATTTTTTTDECVPRTKASSPPGSAASTKASSTGGAVAVGSIGVLGMLALGALAV is encoded by the exons ATGCACCCCGCAAATGGAAATGACGTGGCGCCTGGGATCCGCTCCTTCCCCGGCGCCATGGAGGCACCACGGAGTCAGGTACGATCCTTCACCTTCCGATTGGCCACACCGCCACGCCAGCAGAGAACGACACCAGCTCCCCCCTTGACGATAGCATCGCTCGTGCTGTCATCATGTTGCATCGTCCGCTGCAGCCTCGGCCCCGCCGCCGAATCGGGAGAGCTCGAGCCTCGACGGCTGCCGACCCTTTCtcgcccttggcctcgccggtTAAATATCCGAGattccctcgtcgccccgcGGGGGGGCCCGTTTTCGTCCAGAGTcgcctgctcgccctcgtccagagtcgcctgctcgccctcgtcacgacgacgcctacgcacgacgcacgacgacgcagccgcCATCATGCGTTccccctcggcgtcgacgctgctgcggctgctccccatgctcgccaccgccgcggCGGAGCCGGAGCTGGAGCCTCACGTGCTCGCCCATAGatccctcgtcgacggcacctgGGCGGCGCAGACTCGACGCGATCTCGACGGCCTCAGCGCCTTTGGCGACTTTTCCACCTGCGGTGGCTGCCAC AGCATCCTGAGCGCCatcaaggccatcgtcgagacGGGCAACGAGACATTCTTCGACCTCGCCAAGAAGCtctgcgccgccggcacg CAATACGACGCCGACTACTgcggcggcatcatcgagATCGAAGGCCCCGTCATCGCGAGCATCATCAAGTCGATGGACATCCCCTCCAAGACGGCCGATCAGTTCTGCATCACCTTTCTCGGCGTCTGCAAGAATCCCGAGGTCGAGAAGTGGTCCGTTCCCtttccgtcgccgaggtacTGCGACGTCGTGCGCGAGCCGCCGAGCGGCAAGGCGCCCCTCCAGGTCATCCACTACTCCGACATCCACATCGACCCGGCCTACGAGGAGGGATCCAGCACGACGTGCAAGAAGCCCAACTGCTGCCA ACGAGAcaccaaggccgaggccgccggcacgtccgcatcgccggcggGGCCCAACGGGGACCACAACTGCGACGTGCCGGTGACGCTGGAGCGGAGCATGTACAAGGCCATCGGGGACATGTttcccgacgccgccttTGCCCTCTTCACCGGCGACATTATCGACCACGGCATGCACAACACGAGCATGTCCTTTAACGAGGGGCAGA TCGAGGACGCCTACGGCAAGATGAACGAGCACATCAAGGTCGTGTACGGCACGGCCGGCAACCACGAAGCCCACCCGTCCAACATCTTCGAGCCCAACGggctcggcaacggcagccACTGGGTGTACGACACGCTGACGGACGAGTGGGCGCGATGGATCGGCAACGACACGGAGGCGTCGCACGACGCCCGGGCCCTCGGCGCCTACTCGACCAAGTACCCCAAGGGCAACCTGCGCGTCATCTCGCTCAACACGAACATGTACTACCGCTTCAACTTTGTGCTGTACCAGACGCAGATGGAGCGGGACCCCAACGGCCAGATCGAGTGGCTCGtgcgcgagctcgacgcggccgagagggCGGGCGAGAACGTCTACATCATCGGCCACATGCCCATGGGCGAGAGGGAcgcgctcggcgacggcgccaactACTTTGACCAGGTCGTCCGGCGCTACTCGACGACCATCAAGGCCATGTTCTTCGGCCACACGCACGTCGACCACTTCGAGGTGAGCTACTCGGACTACGCGAAGCGCTCGTCCGACAACGCCGTGGCCATGTCGTACATCTGCCCGTCgctgacgccgacgtcgggcaTGCCCTCGTTCCGCGTCTACGACGTCGACCCCGAGACGtttgccgtcctcgacgcgaCGACGTACACGGCCGACATGTCGGACCCGTCCTTCCAGGCCAAGGGCGGGCCGACGTGGAAGAAGTACTACTCGGCCAAGGAGGCctacggcggcgccgtgaagccgccgatgacggacgccaaggccgagctgACGCCGGCGTTTTGGCACAACGTCaccgaggcgctcgaggccgacgacggcctcttCGACGCCTACATGTCGCGCAAGACGCGCGGCTGgaaggacgaggccaagtGCCGCGACAAGTgcaaggcgctcgagatcTGCCAGATGCGCGCCGGCCGCAGCGAGGACAACTGCTACGTCGCCGAGCCGGGCGTGCACTTTTCGAAGCgctccgacgacgtcgagcacggCCACCGCGACGAGTgcggctcctcgacggcgaggacgatttTCGGCGAGCTCGCGAAGCGCAACGACATGCTCGCGATGCTGCAGGACGCCTACGTCGGCTCCGGCGCCCGCGTGCGGAAGTACAAgcgcgccgacgagccgacgcagtcggcaacgacgacgacgacgacgacggacgagtgcgtgccgaggacgaaggcgtCAAGCCCTCCCGGCAGCGCCGCGTCCACCaaggcgagctcgacgggcggcgccgtcgccgtcggttccatcggcgtcctcggcatgctcgccctcggcgccttggccgtgtga